The genomic segment catcatcatcccatataaaATCATCAAGCATTTGATTGAATGGAATAGCTTCCGGCTGTGTGCTTTCATCCGACAACTCTGTGTATCGCTTGAGCATGATATTGTAGAAGTTGAGATCCAAGATTATATCTGTGGAAGCATAGTGCTCAGTGAAAGTGCTTTGCCTCACACGCATTAAGAGcataatttcatcaacatactGCATTAAAAGTATAAGGAATGTCAGTCACCtgaacaactaagtgagttgttgcaacaagtattggtcttgttgcaacaactctcCTAGTTGTTGGAGATTGCTTACAGCAGTTGAGTCTATTTCACCCAACTGTTGTAAGTAATCtccaacaactaagtgagttgttgcaacaagaccaatacttgttgcaacaagtgttcCACTCGTTGCAACAAAtatataacttgttgcaactaatACAACCAAAAAAAGACTtgtttcaacaaaaataattattgtTTTCAAACTTACACTGGCCAGCCACCAATCTTCCATGCTTGTCATTATCCTGAAGTCATCGGCCTTAAATTCATGCAATGAATACATCGTACCCTTGCTCTTCTTGGCATTGACGAATTTTTCaagctttttcattttttgagcaTCTGCATGCTTAAACACATTTACCTTTTTAAGATCAACAACAGCTATTTCGCCTTGTGGGGTGTAGAAGATTTCCTTGTCCTAACATCGGCAAGTGCCTTTGGAAATTGCTTTTCCTTCTTGCGAATGCGAATAGGAGTATAGGGTGAGGTCAGCTTCTTGGATGGATTGACACCCCTCTTGGATAACAAACTCTGTAAAGCAGAATTTGTGTCTTTTTGTGCCTTCACCATCTCCTCaacatttttttatcaaat from the Lycium ferocissimum isolate CSIRO_LF1 chromosome 11, AGI_CSIRO_Lferr_CH_V1, whole genome shotgun sequence genome contains:
- the LOC132038104 gene encoding uncharacterized protein LOC132038104 — protein: MKKLEKFVNAKKSKGTMYSLHEFKADDFRIMTSMEDWWLASYVDEIMLLMRVRQSTFTEHYASTDIILDLNFYNIMLKRYTELSDESTQPEAIPFNQMLDDFIWDDDVIAYCRGTVPAKGGREWVGAKRVLTIMNINVRQFVTLEFIIEEGVINVYDCNVPKFQEDEFFIHIRPDH